The Vigna radiata var. radiata cultivar VC1973A chromosome 6, Vradiata_ver6, whole genome shotgun sequence DNA segment AAAGATGTTGACACTAAGCATAGGAGGTAGTCAAGATAACAAGAGTTCTCAATCACCTCAATTAGCATTCCCAAACTTAACTAGTGAGAAAACTAGGAAGTGGAATTCCTATGCCTCCTTCAAATAAGATAGAATAGAAGAATATAGTGACCCCACCACCCCCAATCAGTAGCACCACTATGACATTTACTCAAGAAGGGAAGGGGCCACATTGGCTTTCTCAAGATCTAAAGCTTAAATAACACTATAACTTGTTTAGATCCTTTCAACCATTTGTGGACCACCGAATTTATATGGTTGATGCATTCAGATTCCTAGATTACTTTCTACTTTTTTTCTAATGCttctttaaaaactttttttctattgtaAATGCTGAAGTTCATATCAATGGATGCACTGAGTATTTAAGTATAGCATAATATGCATTCTCAATCAATAAACTAATAAACTCAAAAAAGGATACAATAATTATGAGCATCAGATGGCAATAACATAATCAATGACCATCTCCAAATTTAATTTCCTTCAACAATATCTACAAATATTCATTACATTAACAATATTACACTGAACTTGACTTGCCTACATTAAACAACATTACATTGATCATCATTACACCTACAACACATTATGGACTTTCATCAACATTGAAACTACAATTATGTTCATTacacatacaacacaaacaacCCCTATCAACACTTTCATTCTCGTGTGAAGAACCAACACAACTTTCACCAAATTAAGTATGATCTTACTATCACCTTCATTTCTTTAGTCTTCAACAACCTCTCATCCTTTCCTTCGCACTTCACAAAGCTACCACTTTCATCAAATTCATCACCACTGCACCATCTGAAGTAGTTGCAAACAACATCTTCACTTCtactctatttaaaaaattcatcaaaagcAGCGACTTATTACTTCATtttcaagaacaataaaacaaatagCATAAGGTCCATGAATTTTACCTTGTACTTAAGGAAACCCTAAAATTGTTTGTCACGATTCTTAGTTATTTTAACAGTTCTCAACATTGACTTCGTTCTACAATGACAAATTGGTGATACATCGAAACTCCTCCATCCTTTATCACTACGGTAACTGAGACTACGGTTTTGCTATCGGCACCCATAGCATGTGGAAGACGAACATAAATGGTCCATAAAAATACTTCAATAACTCAGAccaaaaagttgaaaaacaaaatgaacatAAACATTAACAAAGTCTATGATAAAACCTTAATTCCGCGAAAACATAGTAgaacaaaaagagaaagaacCTCGCTCAATCACTCTCCGTTTTCAGTCTCTATCTAAATCCTAATTTCGATCCCTCTCACTTAATCAATTAACACTTTCGAATGATAAAACActaattttgtgaagaatattttaaatttcaaattttaaaaaatttaaaaatgcttaatatataaatatccaCATACCATACCTTCTAATTTATCGCGTAATTTAATGAAACCAGGTCATAGCAACATGTTAGCTTAAATTTAATCTCGTTATCCGAATTTAACACAGAGATCTAATTGCACTGATTTTTCACCTGTAAACACCtaattaagacaaaaataaaataagaaacctatttaagaaaacatagcataaataaatgattaaaccttcaAAGTTTGAtgacatatatataaattaccgtacaattataatatatatttttgtagttttagtatatttataagtttcacACTCCGAATTTATGTACACCTTTTTCATTAAATGAGTCAGCGCGAAAAAATTAATTGGAAGAATTTTACATTCTTTATCATTCTTTGTTTCATCgtgaattatattaatttcgTGATCAATCCTGTGCACCTGTCAATTTTGCGGGGAATGCGAAGCATCGGACAGTCGTGGAGCCCAACCCCGGAATTCATGGAAAAACAAGATTCCCTACCAAAATAATAGAGCACAATACAAAACCAAATCTAGGGACCCATCTTCACTTTGTTATATCTTTAGTAGGTTAACTACTTAGCATCAATTTTGTTACCAACTTCACTGTTCCTGTCATggtcaaaattgaaattgagaGTGACTAAATTACATCTCTAACAACTTCTCAATGAACCAAAGGATTGTCAATATGCAAAAGAGGTTGAAGGTATCTCAATGGAATGAGGAGTTGGAGTGGAACCTTCTGACCTTGATTCAGTGGATGATCTATTTTCGGCATTTACCCTACGAATTTCCTCCACCATTCTCACCACATCACCAATTTTTGGCCTCTGATCTGGTGTTCTCACAACACATGCCATCCCTATTTGTAGCATCTCAACCATTTCCTCCTCAATATTTGGATACCTCAGCAACTCCACATCAAACACTTCTGCAGTCCACTCTTCTCTAACCACTGAATTCACCCATCTAACCAAGTGGACAACTTCCTCACCTCCTTTGGCATGTAAAGGAAACCTCCCAGTTAGAAGCTCAAGTAGCAGCACCCCAAAACTATAGACATCAGATGCGGCTACTGATTTTCGGGTGTCCGTGGCTTCTGGGGCACGGTATCCTGTTGTTCTCGTTGCTGGATTTATCAGTGTTGCAAGACCAATGTCAGATAGACAACCATATCCTCGTGGGTTGAGGAAGATGTTGGAGGACTTTATGTTTCCATGGAGGAGTTTTCCTCCTTGTTGAGCATGGATGTGAGCAATGCCTCTTGCTACACCAATTGCTATTTTCAAACGGCTATCCCAGTTTAAAGAAACTCTACTTCCTTCTCTTTTGCCTGCGTTGATAAAGTTACCAACATAGTTAAAAATAGACAATCCCTCTTTACTCATTTTCATCTAACTAATATCTGTATAGAACCCATCCAAAAGTTAGGTATAGTCACGAGTTGGGTGAACAACCCGGTGTCATATTACTATGCATATAAGGAAAAAAACGAATGAAAGTAGACTATAAGCCTTAGAATGCTAAAGCAAATATTTGTATCAGTCTATTAGAGAAAAccaattttaattgtttagttCTGTCATGATGAATTAGATTAACTAGACGTAGTTAAAGGGTAATTACATACATAGGAGATGAACAAGATAGCATACCATGCAACATTGAAGACACACTGCCCTGTTCGTAGTAATCATATACCATAAGTTTCTCCTCCTTTGAATAGTAATATGCCCTTAAAGCAGCCACATTATCGTGCCTTATCCTGCCGACCATCTCCATCTGTTGTTCAAACTCGCGTTTTCCGACAACGACATCCTTCAACCTTTTCACTGCCACCGTTGTTACGTCTTCTAGAGCAGCCTTATACACTGTCCCAAACGTGCCCTTTCCAAGCACTTCAGCAGATGCTCTCAACAAGTCCTCCAAGTCAAATGCAAGAGTGCAACCCTCAAAGAAAACAATTCTGTTCTTGTCTCGACTTTCAGAACCTTCCTTTTTCCTGGATGCTTCTCCTTTCTGAGACTTCACTTGTTGTCCACTTCCACCACCTTTCTCATAGCAACACACAATCACTAAAGCTGTTATCACTGAAATTCCCAGCACGCAAGCACCAATAATGACACCCAGCAATGCTGGTTCTGGAAGTCCTTTGGATTTTTTCCTTGTTGGATGAGAATTTGGGGGTTTAATAAGTAAAGAAGGAGAAAGAGCATGTGAAGAAGCAAGATTGTTACCAGAAAATGCGTCCCTTGGAAATCTCTCCAACGATTCGGGCACAACCCCGCTAAGGTTATTGTTGGCAAAATTCAGCTCCAGCAGGGTAGGGATAGTGAGATCAGGAATGTCACCCGAAAGGGTGTTGTTGGCTAGAACTAAAGAAGAGAGATGAGTcaaatttgaaagtgaaaatggGATGCTCCCATTAAAAGAATTGTTGGATAAATTGACAATACTGAGATTCTTCCATACTGAAAAGTCTGATGGCAATGGACCAGAAAATTTGTTGAATTGGAGATACAGATAGATCAAATTATTTAGCTGAGAGAAATCAGAAGGGAAAGAACCAGTTATCCTATTTGAGGCTAGACTCACAGTTTGGAGCGCTGAGAGACGGCTAAGAGTGTTGGGTGGGATTCGACCACTCAATCCAGTTCTGGTCAGTTGGAGGGCAATGACATGTGATTGCTCAGAGTTGCAGGTCACTCCTATCCAACTTTTGCACACAGAAGAGCTCTTGTCCCAGTTGATCAGATGATGAGAGTGGCTAATGTTGTGAAGGAAATCAAGCAATGCTTGTTTATCTTCCGTTGGCTCAGCTATTACTCCGAACATCATCGCCCCAATCATGAGCAAGACACATAGCATCTTTGCCATTTTCTAGCTCCAATGGATGCAAAACAAGGACTTCCCCTTGACAAAAAACTGGAGACCAAACAAATGATTAGATGATTGAGCGCTAGCGTGTGTGCTGTCTTTGCAAATCTAAAACAACAAAGAGAATTTGGGGTTATTTTTTAGACATGTTAAGTGTTAGGGTGTACGGTTTGTATTATATAAGACATAAGACATATTgtagttattttctttgattttgatCTAAAAGACTAAACGACACTTTTAAAGTGTCTTTTTACGTCAAAATAGGCAGCTCCTGTTTGACATAGAAAATCGCCTTATTATCTTTCTTCTGTTCACCTACTTTGATTGATTCCCCACCAATGTGCCACCATAAAGATGTAAACCAATACTTTGACGAGTCAGTTTACTAGTTAATAATGTAGTGATCAAGACCATGCCAGCAGACAAacgaatgaaaaagaaaatactatttAGAGGAATTTAAAACGACCAGAATCTTTTTtccatatatatacacacacggATAGTATAGAGAAATGATCCAATTCTAAGAGTTATAGAGCTAAAGTAAGAGAGCACTTGACACTTTGATACATAGAGAAAAGGGATACTCACATACTCCTTCCAAAATTCACCAATCAGTTAAAAGTGCAGATACGACCGGCAATGTACCACAACCATATTACGAAGACATAAGGGTCAGAAAAGTGGTGAATTTAGGAGGGAGAAAGCAAGAAATCTGGTAGGTCCAGAAGACCAGGACCATTCAACTGTAAGAATCGTTGCAATAATGGATCTCTTACTATTAAAACATAACAGTTACACATCATTGAGAAACCAAagatatgttttcttttttaaggaAATGGAAGGGGCCATGTAGAAAAATTTATTGGAGTAACTATACAAATATGGAAATTATAATGTAAGTTTGTGAATAAGACACTGATTATGCTGAAAAGTATCGAAACGTTAGACATAAAAATACCTGTTGATTGTAACAGATCCTAAGGTGGTGCTGCTTCTTTTGCTTCCCCTTGGTCTATAACGTGTGTTCTAAGAAAACTTTCAACGGCTTGCTTATGGAGACGTAAATGCGGAAGGAGcggaaaaatataatatagaaaagtGTAGGATGTGAAAATGGACAAGGAGTGATGTCCTCGTGAACTTTGTCTTGATCTTCAATCACACATGCATATGTGATCCATGAGCTACCTAAAGCATAGCCTATTTCGTTAaacaatataacaataaaaggGGCTTCAGTCTACAAAACCATTATTCATCTTTGAAATTGTTTGACATATCAATGGGATGAATGTCCTTGATTTATTTCATTTGTGCTAATCCAAATATTAAACGATGCATAGAAAGTGATAAAAACAGATTAGCTGTTGTACTAGCTGTTTTGTCTTTGTTTATGAGTCAACACCCCgctgcaaaaaaaaaagttatagtaTTATGAGAATGTGAAAGATAAGTTGATAGGATAAAGAAACTGTAGAGATAGTTGAATGTGGAAATAGTAATTGGAAGAAGTATATTGTGTAGTTGTGTATGTATGCTGCAAATGATAGTGTATATGGGTATTTGTAGACCCATCTCACTTGCaagattattttagaaaattacaACTAGAAACTATATAGAATGTTCTAGATTTTTACCATGTAGAATGTTATGGATTTTTCCTCCTATAATAGGTTTTTCTACATTGTTCTAGAATTACACTTTAATACTTCTACCTTAGGCTTTTCTTTATTGATCCTAAAATTTGCATTACCCTTTAATGTTCCTCCTTGATGGAAATTTGATAACTTCAAGTATAGTGATGGAATTCATTTTGGGAACTAAATGAAGTTCCATGAAGGGAGTATCAACTTAAACTAAGGCTAAGagattgaaagaagaagaaggactttCAAGCTTGTTCTTGCTTTCCCCCAAGCCTTAGAAGACATTGGACCTCTCATAAAGAGCCATGGTcaaagaagatggaagaaaaagaTGGAGCTTTAAGGATTCTACTCTTGTTGAGGATCACATTTTAGTCTTCTTCATTATCTTAAATcactttttgtaaatatgtaatatagcACACCATTAGGTCCTTAGTTAGAAGGTAGCACCTAAAGTGGATTAGCACTACAGGAAAACTGGCGAGGGGTTTTTACCGAGGACGTTAAGGCCTTCGGTAATTCgaatttaccgaaggcttttccGACGGTCATTTTAAGTGTatattaccgagggcttttgacCCTCGGTATTGGCACAATGACTTTACCGAAGGAATGTGCCCGTCAGTATGTGCCAGACTTAATGAAATAACAATTTGGATTTTCGTCTCCAGCCATTCTGCCAAAATCCTTTTCAACGAAAGCTTTCTCCCCTAAACAGGTCGCACTTGTCGACACTAAAGAACATATTCCCGTTCAACGGTGGTTATTTTGTGGAAGGGGTTTCATGAAGCCGGTGGTGTGGCAGCGGGACGACGGTGGTATTGCGGCGTGAGGACGTAGGGTTGTCGCTGCGTGAGGAGGTAGGGTTGCTGCGTTTTGCTAATTAAAATTGTTCTTATTGTCGTTATTGCTGCGTTTTGTAATTCCTGCATTTTGCTAATTAAAATTGTTCGTTATTGTACACGGTTTTAGGCTTTCGATCAAGGGCTAAGGCACAAAACCTTTTGAAGCTTCGAACACAGTGGGTTCAAGTTGGTTGCAAAAGTCTAATTGTTGAAGGGCTGCACTCAAGTGTCCAAGAGTTCATCATTTCCAGGTAGTTAAACTTTGTCCTCTTCTGTTTGCCCTGCTTAATTTTGGTGCTCATATACTATGTTGAATCCCCCAACTTGATTTCTTGCTTTTGATTAGTATtgtataaactatatttttaatgtcaGTAGTTCTGCATGCCTTTAAGGTTATCAATTAGCTTGTTTAACGTCCTATTTATCTACTATTGCATTTATGTAATGACATAAGGgatgtttttatttgttcttattgCATTTATCTGTTATTTAGCTGTTTTTTTTTGTAGATATGGTTAACTAGTGTTTATCTCTTGAATTGGGGTATTTTCTTTGTCTATGTAgtttttgttaccaataaggagtattggtaaaacctgaagaattgttttgatgatgctgcaagaagtattatttgaagagaacagtagaattatttaaaaagcaacttgtagaatttggatgtagtaggaaaatcttaaaccttgtatttttaacttgaatattcgattatggacaagctataatcgattatcacttcatataatcaattatcactttttgaaaaccctgtaacggacttgaataatcgattatcacttacaataatctattattcatggcagttgggacctgacctttggcattcagttcaattggctatatatttgacTTCTGTAAAATTCAGaggcaacgtttttgaactgagaagcttaatagaacactgtttgtcagaggaaagttcttagaagcttaatcgattatcgtcttgactttttccatttctatggctttcaatttccagatATTTTTGCTGAGCAAGGACTAACGCATCTAGTAGATCAAAACAGATGCATTTATCCCGATCTTATAAGagttttttatttcaacttgCGCTATCGAGATGGGATTATATCCACTAAGGTAAAAGGAGTGCgcatcattttagatgatgacgtgtggacaaatgttgctcaacttcccatctgggatgatgctgccaaagttcatttaggacttgaagacttcaacaggttgatgactttcctgcgtcatcctgaacgACAAACCAACAGAAGGCAATTACTTGTTGGTGGttttaaagttgaagaaaggatgattcactacttgattttctggattttatgtcctagagcaaccaaccttgctcaatgctctgagtaggatttacttcttttgtatgggattctaaatcacatacacatcgactaGCCTGCTCTCGttgctgacacaatggtaaaagccaagaaatcccattcatatcaaattccctatgctcttcttatttctaggattttagaatacaaaggtataaatgttgaaggagaactcaTCCAAGCCATTGAAGTTGTGGGAtcggaaattggagatactacctttcgtcagatgggattcattaccagaggaagagttcttatccacaaagatgatgaccatcctgatgaagatgaagatgatgacttggacactcatatggctgacccagtgagTGCTGCTGCTCCGTGTGatgctggaccatccaacatacccttctcttcctcaacttctatggaagaacactttgcaaggttatctacgcaattggaggatatgagtctagcatagaagacacattttgatgaagtttatgagtggcagcaatctcttgatgaatacatggttgatcaattccttgagcttgatgttcgcctatctaacattgagagtcatctcaatatcccacctactgaaagatcccctagtcctgaattctagggtttaggccactaagattgtttgttgtgttattttctttgtgttatTTAGTATTaatctttatgaatttcatgtaattcctttatgttcttaatgtaatgagcttttatgtcaattttatgcatatattatataatttcatgtaatgag contains these protein-coding regions:
- the LOC106764206 gene encoding probable inactive receptor kinase At4g23740 isoform X1, translated to MAKMLCVLLMIGAMMFGVIAEPTEDKQALLDFLHNISHSHHLINWDKSSSVCKSWIGVTCNSEQSHVIALQLTRTGLSGRIPPNTLSRLSALQTVSLASNRITGSFPSDFSQLNNLIYLYLQFNKFSGPLPSDFSVWKNLSIVNLSNNSFNGSIPFSLSNLTHLSSLVLANNTLSGDIPDLTIPTLLELNFANNNLSGVVPESLERFPRDAFSGNNLASSHALSPSLLIKPPNSHPTRKKSKGLPEPALLGVIIGACVLGISVITALVIVCCYEKGGGSGQQVKSQKGEASRKKEGSESRDKNRIVFFEGCTLAFDLEDLLRASAEVLGKGTFGTVYKAALEDVTTVAVKRLKDVVVGKREFEQQMEMVGRIRHDNVAALRAYYYSKEEKLMVYDYYEQGSVSSMLHGKREGSRVSLNWDSRLKIAIGVARGIAHIHAQQGGKLLHGNIKSSNIFLNPRGYGCLSDIGLATLINPATRTTGYRAPEATDTRKSVAASDVYSFGVLLLELLTGRFPLHAKGGEEVVHLVRWVNSVVREEWTAEVFDVELLRYPNIEEEMVEMLQIGMACVVRTPDQRPKIGDVVRMVEEIRRVNAENRSSTESRSEGSTPTPHSIEIPSTSFAY
- the LOC106764206 gene encoding probable inactive receptor kinase At5g53320 isoform X2; its protein translation is MAKMLCVLLMIGAMMFGVIAEPTEDKQALLDFLHNISHSHHLINWDKSSSVCKSWIGVTCNSEQSHVIALQLTRTGLSGRIPPNTLSRLSALQTVSLASNRITGSFPSDFSQLNNLIYLYLQFNKFSGPLPSDFSVWKNLSIVNLSNNSFNGSIPFSLSNLTHLSSLVLANNTLSGDIPDLTIPTLLELNFANNNLSGVVPESLERFPRDAFSGGGSGQQVKSQKGEASRKKEGSESRDKNRIVFFEGCTLAFDLEDLLRASAEVLGKGTFGTVYKAALEDVTTVAVKRLKDVVVGKREFEQQMEMVGRIRHDNVAALRAYYYSKEEKLMVYDYYEQGSVSSMLHGKREGSRVSLNWDSRLKIAIGVARGIAHIHAQQGGKLLHGNIKSSNIFLNPRGYGCLSDIGLATLINPATRTTGYRAPEATDTRKSVAASDVYSFGVLLLELLTGRFPLHAKGGEEVVHLVRWVNSVVREEWTAEVFDVELLRYPNIEEEMVEMLQIGMACVVRTPDQRPKIGDVVRMVEEIRRVNAENRSSTESRSEGSTPTPHSIEIPSTSFAY